Proteins encoded together in one Neobacillus sp. FSL H8-0543 window:
- the mntR gene encoding transcriptional regulator MntR: MPTPSMEDYIEQIYILIEDKGYARVSDIAEALSVHPSSVTKMVQKLDKDEYLVYEKYRGLSLTPKGKKAGKRLVFRHDLLEQFLKTIGVKDENIYQDVEGIEHHLSWDSIERIVDLVQFFEEDVTRIEALKQIQKQNEQED; this comes from the coding sequence ATGCCAACACCTAGTATGGAAGATTATATCGAACAAATATATATTTTAATTGAAGATAAAGGATACGCTCGCGTCTCGGATATTGCAGAAGCGCTATCTGTCCATCCCTCCTCAGTAACAAAAATGGTTCAGAAACTTGATAAAGATGAATATTTAGTATATGAAAAATACAGAGGGCTGAGTTTAACACCTAAAGGTAAAAAAGCAGGGAAACGTCTAGTTTTTAGACATGATTTACTCGAGCAGTTCCTAAAAACCATCGGAGTAAAAGACGAAAATATTTATCAGGATGTTGAAGGGATTGAACACCATTTAAGCTGGGACTCAATTGAACGGATTGTTGATCTTGTTCAATTCTTTGAAGAAGATGTAACCCGGATTGAAGCATTAAAACAAATTCAAAAGCAAAATGAACAAGAGGATTAA
- a CDS encoding DegV family protein gives MVRTAWVTDSTAYLDGELANHPDIYKIPLTILLDDEEYADGIDLTAEQLYLKLKELKTPPKTSQPSIGAFQELYEKLAQDYDQIIAVLLSGKLSGTVSSSEQAAKLVDIPVITFDSQILTYPMTALLKKGIELIEAGNGLESVIDQLETIKTTNETYVLIGSLEQLHRSGRMSGLQFFLGSMLNVKPIISIENGGLNTKEKVRSEKKAKEKIFDYLRLSYEKHHFKEVYILYGLHLEHANEWKVELNKQFPELNVICCPLGAVIGVHAGENTLGISWHNALN, from the coding sequence TTGGTTAGAACGGCTTGGGTAACTGATAGCACAGCGTATTTAGATGGCGAATTAGCTAATCATCCTGATATATATAAAATTCCGTTAACAATCCTGCTAGATGATGAGGAATATGCAGATGGTATTGATTTAACTGCAGAACAACTATATTTAAAATTAAAGGAGCTTAAAACTCCGCCAAAAACATCACAGCCATCAATTGGTGCCTTTCAAGAACTTTATGAAAAACTAGCGCAGGATTATGACCAAATTATTGCGGTTCTTTTATCAGGTAAGTTAAGTGGGACGGTTTCTTCAAGTGAACAAGCAGCAAAGCTTGTAGATATTCCAGTCATTACCTTCGATTCTCAAATTCTTACCTACCCAATGACAGCTTTATTAAAGAAAGGTATTGAATTAATTGAGGCAGGAAATGGCCTCGAGTCGGTCATCGACCAACTTGAAACGATAAAAACGACGAATGAAACGTATGTTCTGATCGGAAGCTTAGAGCAGCTTCATCGCAGTGGAAGGATGTCTGGATTACAGTTTTTCTTAGGAAGCATGCTGAACGTAAAGCCAATCATTTCGATTGAAAATGGTGGACTCAATACAAAGGAAAAGGTAAGAAGCGAGAAGAAGGCTAAGGAAAAAATCTTTGATTACTTAAGATTATCCTACGAAAAACATCATTTTAAAGAAGTGTATATCCTCTATGGTCTTCACCTGGAACATGCTAATGAATGGAAAGTGGAATTAAATAAACAATTTCCTGAGTTAAATGTTATTTGCTGTCCACTAGGTGCAGTCATCGGTGTACATGCAGGAGAAAACACGCTCGGAATCAGTTGGCATAATGCTTTGAATTAA
- a CDS encoding ABC-F family ATP-binding cassette domain-containing protein produces MKMLTVENVSKTYGEKLLFNDISVTIGEKERVGLIGINGTGKSTFLKIIAGLDVADEGKIIAAKDYSIAFLDQQPDLDLEKTVIEAVFHGDAPILKLMREYEKTLLDLNVSPNDTKVQEELFNLQKRMDALNAWDASTNAKSILMKLGIEDFSKKVGELSGGQKKRVALAQVLIAEPDLLILDEPTNHLDFDSVKWLEGYLSRYSGSILLVTHDRYFLDRVANRMIELDGGNLYSYKGNYAAFIEAKAIREENEAATYEKRKNLFRRELEWIRRGAKARSTKQKARIHRFDELDDKLSGGKPINEKVDISLNGSRLGKQVFELKDASKRYGKKTIVADFSLLVKPGDRIGIIGKNGTGKSTLLNILAMKIPLDSGEVIVGKTVKFAYYTQESEDMDENLRMIEYIKETAAIVETSDGKTISAAQMLERFLFPPSTHGTPIRKLSGGEKRRLYLLKLLMTAPNVLLLDEPTNDLDTQTLTVLEDYLEEFAGVVITVSHDRYFLDKVAEQLLVLLGEGTIDSFYGNYSEYLEKENAFGMQKPTPVVTQVVKAPEKEKKKKMSYREQKDWEEIDEVIAKTETKLEEIAAEMAKTGSDFTKAQDLMKQEAELTEKLEQLIERWEYLAELADN; encoded by the coding sequence ATGAAAATGCTCACAGTCGAAAATGTTTCAAAAACATATGGGGAGAAACTGCTCTTCAACGATATATCGGTAACGATTGGTGAAAAAGAACGGGTTGGATTAATCGGAATTAATGGCACGGGGAAATCCACATTTTTAAAAATTATTGCTGGATTAGACGTTGCTGATGAAGGGAAGATTATTGCAGCAAAGGACTACTCTATCGCTTTTTTAGACCAACAGCCAGACTTAGATTTAGAAAAAACTGTAATTGAAGCGGTCTTTCATGGTGATGCTCCAATCCTTAAGCTTATGCGAGAATATGAAAAAACATTGTTGGACTTGAATGTCTCTCCAAATGACACGAAGGTCCAGGAAGAGCTTTTTAATTTGCAAAAACGAATGGATGCCTTAAATGCTTGGGATGCCAGTACGAATGCAAAGTCGATTTTAATGAAATTAGGAATTGAAGATTTTTCAAAGAAGGTCGGCGAGCTTTCTGGCGGACAAAAAAAGCGTGTGGCACTAGCACAGGTACTAATAGCTGAGCCGGATTTACTTATCCTTGACGAGCCTACCAACCATCTTGATTTTGACTCTGTTAAGTGGCTTGAGGGGTACTTGAGTAGGTACAGTGGGTCAATCCTACTGGTTACCCATGACCGTTACTTTTTAGATCGAGTCGCAAATCGAATGATTGAACTTGACGGAGGCAATCTCTATAGCTATAAAGGAAATTATGCTGCCTTCATCGAAGCAAAGGCAATCCGCGAGGAAAATGAAGCGGCAACCTATGAAAAAAGAAAGAATCTTTTTAGAAGGGAGCTTGAATGGATTCGACGTGGCGCCAAAGCGAGGTCAACCAAACAGAAGGCAAGAATCCACCGTTTTGATGAGCTCGATGATAAGCTTTCAGGTGGAAAACCAATAAACGAAAAGGTTGATATCTCGTTAAATGGAAGTCGTTTGGGCAAACAAGTATTTGAACTGAAGGATGCATCAAAGCGTTATGGAAAAAAGACGATAGTAGCAGACTTCAGTTTGCTCGTTAAACCGGGAGACCGGATTGGAATTATTGGGAAGAATGGCACAGGGAAATCGACACTGCTAAACATTCTGGCAATGAAAATTCCATTAGACAGCGGAGAAGTCATTGTTGGTAAAACGGTTAAATTCGCTTACTACACACAAGAGAGCGAAGACATGGATGAAAATCTGAGGATGATTGAATACATTAAAGAAACGGCTGCAATAGTTGAGACATCGGATGGTAAAACGATTTCCGCTGCTCAAATGCTTGAACGCTTTTTGTTCCCTCCGTCCACACATGGAACACCGATACGTAAGCTATCTGGCGGAGAAAAACGCCGGTTATATCTTTTAAAGTTATTAATGACTGCTCCGAACGTGCTGTTGCTTGACGAGCCGACAAATGATCTTGATACGCAAACATTAACGGTTCTTGAAGATTATCTTGAAGAATTCGCCGGAGTGGTAATTACTGTTTCCCATGACCGCTATTTCCTTGATAAAGTAGCTGAGCAGCTGCTCGTTTTGCTTGGAGAAGGCACAATAGATTCTTTTTATGGAAATTACAGTGAATATCTTGAAAAAGAAAACGCCTTTGGGATGCAAAAACCTACACCTGTCGTAACTCAAGTAGTTAAAGCTCCAGAAAAAGAAAAAAAGAAAAAGATGAGCTACAGGGAGCAAAAGGATTGGGAAGAAATTGACGAGGTCATAGCAAAAACTGAAACGAAGCTTGAAGAAATAGCTGCAGAAATGGCGAAGACAGGCAGCGACTTTACTAAGGCGCAGGATTTGATGAAACAAGAAGCAGAATTAACTGAAAAACTCGAACAACTAATCGAACGCTGGGAATATTTAGCCGAACTAGCTGACAATTAG
- a CDS encoding DUF3892 domain-containing protein, whose amino-acid sequence METLVALHRNHYGEIISFVTSTGRIISYQKALVEMESGLIQGVQATEDSEGNMLLSPESEQTFDHYPDLF is encoded by the coding sequence GTGGAAACTTTAGTTGCACTTCATCGCAATCACTATGGAGAAATTATCAGTTTTGTCACATCTACTGGGCGGATTATATCTTACCAAAAGGCATTAGTGGAGATGGAAAGTGGCTTGATTCAAGGAGTACAGGCTACAGAGGACTCCGAGGGCAATATGCTACTTAGCCCTGAATCTGAACAGACCTTCGACCATTATCCGGATTTATTCTAA
- a CDS encoding lysylphosphatidylglycerol synthase transmembrane domain-containing protein produces the protein METRLDKKGLIIRILGSTVLILWLFSKVEWKNIVEIASQGSLFYFIAAAIAIQVTVATSIWKWKILVASSINQDKKGGASFSKLGRFYYIGLFFNNFLPGSVGGDVARVYYLGRITGIPVATVSVGFERITSGVALVVIASIASFSMESARVFLFPIFVTTGIILFVFLGIRNWIKRDRTKTGVSSEVPISKLAKGIRNLKDELVKIGEAGATYRKEGMKWWLSVAILSILFQVGMALINHFLFLSFDIHIPWLEMLMIITLISVITMLPISVNGFGVREGCYIFFFKELGVPDEIAVTVSLMFFLLVSLSSIVGGLFWMIERVRKD, from the coding sequence ATGGAAACAAGGTTGGATAAAAAAGGGTTGATCATAAGAATTTTAGGAAGCACGGTGTTAATACTTTGGCTTTTTAGCAAGGTGGAATGGAAAAATATTGTTGAGATTGCCAGTCAGGGGTCACTCTTTTATTTTATCGCTGCGGCTATAGCAATCCAAGTTACCGTGGCAACTAGCATCTGGAAGTGGAAGATACTTGTTGCGTCTTCGATAAATCAAGACAAAAAGGGAGGCGCCTCATTTTCTAAATTGGGGCGCTTCTATTATATTGGTTTATTTTTTAATAATTTTTTGCCTGGAAGTGTCGGTGGGGATGTAGCGAGGGTTTACTATTTAGGGAGAATCACTGGAATTCCTGTTGCAACCGTATCCGTGGGCTTTGAAAGGATAACTAGTGGTGTAGCTTTAGTAGTTATTGCCAGTATTGCCTCCTTTTCTATGGAATCAGCTAGGGTGTTTCTCTTTCCTATATTTGTTACTACTGGAATTATTTTGTTCGTATTTCTGGGAATTAGAAATTGGATTAAGAGGGATCGGACGAAAACTGGAGTCTCGAGTGAAGTCCCGATTTCTAAACTTGCCAAAGGTATACGTAATTTAAAAGATGAGCTTGTAAAAATTGGCGAGGCTGGGGCTACATATCGCAAGGAAGGGATGAAATGGTGGCTATCTGTCGCCATACTCTCTATACTTTTTCAAGTTGGAATGGCGTTGATCAACCATTTTTTATTTTTATCCTTTGATATACACATACCATGGTTGGAAATGCTAATGATTATTACCTTAATTTCAGTAATTACAATGTTACCAATAAGTGTTAACGGTTTTGGAGTTCGTGAAGGATGCTATATTTTTTTCTTCAAGGAATTAGGAGTCCCAGATGAAATCGCTGTAACAGTTTCACTTATGTTCTTCTTACTTGTTTCATTATCAAGTATAGTAGGTGGGTTATTTTGGATGATAGAAAGGGTGCGTAAGGATTGA
- a CDS encoding HD domain-containing protein — translation MKNQIIKRTEVFVRKELGEDATGHDWFHVDRVRRNALHICTEEKTGDPFIIEMATLLHDIPDEKINESAEAGTAKLNAFFQSVGLAEETENHINQIIETISYKGGRKTKLETVEAKIVQDADRLDAIGAIGIARAFAYGGKKGQLIYDPNINVREEMSLEEYRKGKSTSIHHFYEKLLKLKDLLNTESAKKMAESRQQMMLRFLEQFYLEWDGQDS, via the coding sequence ATGAAAAATCAAATCATAAAGCGAACAGAAGTTTTTGTCCGAAAGGAATTAGGCGAAGATGCAACGGGTCATGATTGGTTCCATGTGGACCGAGTTCGGCGCAATGCATTACATATTTGTACCGAAGAAAAGACAGGTGATCCATTTATCATTGAAATGGCCACGCTTCTCCATGATATTCCTGACGAAAAGATAAATGAAAGTGCTGAGGCAGGAACCGCCAAGCTCAATGCTTTTTTTCAATCAGTCGGTTTAGCTGAGGAAACTGAAAATCATATTAATCAGATAATCGAAACGATTTCATATAAAGGCGGAAGAAAAACGAAGTTAGAAACGGTTGAGGCAAAAATCGTTCAGGATGCAGACCGGCTGGATGCCATCGGAGCAATCGGAATTGCTAGGGCTTTTGCTTATGGTGGTAAAAAGGGACAGCTTATATACGACCCAAACATCAATGTAAGAGAAGAAATGAGCTTAGAAGAATATCGTAAGGGAAAATCAACGAGTATTCATCATTTCTATGAAAAACTGCTAAAATTGAAGGATTTACTAAATACAGAGTCAGCCAAGAAAATGGCGGAAAGCCGTCAACAAATGATGCTTAGATTTTTAGAACAATTTTACCTAGAATGGGATGGTCAAGACTCATGA
- the metA gene encoding homoserine O-succinyltransferase: MPINIPKLLPAREILEQENIFVMDDERATRQDIRPLNILILNLMPEKEKAETQLLRLLGNSPLQVNVKFLTTNSYEATNTSKQHLEQFYTSFSQVKNQKFDGMIITGAPIELLEFEQVKYWQELMEIMEWTQTNVTSTLHICWGAQAALFYHFDIGKFELSRKCSGVYAHQTFEKNDFLLHGFDDYFYAPHSRYTDVSIDEIHANPNLKLLAASEEAGALLIASRDRKQVMITGHLEYESDSLAQEYERDLDKGLEIHMPENYFPNNDPTRPPINRWRAHGHLFFSNWLNYYVYQETPFNWD; encoded by the coding sequence TTGCCAATTAACATTCCAAAGCTTCTTCCTGCACGGGAAATCCTTGAACAGGAAAATATCTTCGTCATGGATGACGAACGAGCAACCCGTCAGGATATCCGGCCATTAAATATACTGATATTAAATTTAATGCCTGAAAAGGAAAAAGCCGAAACGCAGCTACTTCGACTGTTAGGTAACAGTCCGCTACAGGTAAATGTCAAATTCTTAACGACTAATTCCTATGAAGCAACAAATACAAGTAAACAGCATCTCGAACAGTTTTATACATCTTTCTCTCAAGTTAAGAATCAAAAGTTTGATGGGATGATTATCACAGGTGCTCCAATTGAGCTGCTAGAATTTGAGCAAGTAAAATATTGGCAGGAGCTCATGGAAATTATGGAATGGACCCAAACGAATGTTACCTCTACTCTCCATATTTGCTGGGGTGCACAGGCAGCATTATTCTACCATTTTGATATTGGAAAATTTGAATTGTCACGAAAATGTTCTGGAGTCTATGCACACCAAACCTTTGAAAAGAATGACTTCCTGTTACATGGGTTTGACGATTATTTTTATGCTCCTCATTCCCGTTATACGGACGTATCAATTGATGAAATTCATGCAAATCCCAATCTTAAATTATTAGCTGCCTCCGAGGAAGCCGGAGCGCTTTTAATTGCTTCTCGTGATCGCAAACAAGTAATGATCACAGGTCATTTAGAATATGAATCTGATTCCTTGGCTCAGGAATATGAAAGAGATTTAGATAAAGGCCTTGAAATCCACATGCCTGAGAACTATTTTCCAAACAATGACCCGACCCGGCCGCCTATAAACCGCTGGCGTGCGCATGGCCATTTATTCTTTTCAAACTGGCTAAATTATTATGTATACCAGGAAACACCATTTAATTGGGACTAA
- a CDS encoding formate--tetrahydrofolate ligase: MQMKTTVKSDIEIAQESTMKPIVEIAAAIGLEEDDLELFGKYKAKISTEALAKIKTKDSGKIILVTSINPTPAGEGKSTVTVGLGDAFNRIGKKAIIAIREPSLGPTMGIKGGAAGGGYAQVMPMEDINLHFTGDIHAITTANNALAALLDNHIQQGNELKIDQRRIVWKRALDLNDRALRKVIIGLGGPTQGVPREDSFDITVASEIMAVLCLATDLNDLKLRLSRMVVAYNDKKEPVIVGDLQVEGALTLLLKDAIKPNLVQTIEHTPALVHGGPFANIAHGCNSVIATNAAARLADYVITEAGFGADLGAEKFLHIKAKSAGIKPEAVVIVATIRALKMHGGVGKADLAKENIPSLTLGFANLKKHIETIKSFGLPVVVAVNKFITDTADEVKTLLEWCQREDVPVALTEVWEKGGEGGVKLAETLLSVIENEENNFQPLYDASDSLEQKVRTIVQKVYGGKDVELSSKAKKQLDDFEKFGWSNLAICMAKSQYSLSDDPTKLGRPNDFTVKVREFKPSIGAGFIVALTGDVMTMPGLPKKPAALKMDVDEKGNAIGLF, encoded by the coding sequence TTGCAAATGAAAACTACAGTAAAATCTGACATTGAAATTGCACAGGAATCAACAATGAAACCAATTGTCGAAATTGCAGCTGCGATTGGTTTAGAAGAGGATGACCTCGAACTTTTCGGTAAGTATAAAGCGAAAATTTCCACAGAAGCGCTTGCGAAAATTAAAACAAAAGATAGCGGAAAAATCATTCTTGTCACCTCAATTAACCCAACGCCAGCAGGTGAAGGAAAATCAACTGTAACGGTTGGCCTTGGCGATGCTTTTAATCGAATAGGCAAAAAAGCAATTATTGCAATAAGGGAACCATCTTTAGGACCAACTATGGGAATTAAAGGTGGAGCGGCAGGTGGTGGTTATGCACAGGTCATGCCAATGGAAGATATTAATTTACATTTTACTGGTGACATCCATGCGATTACGACTGCAAACAATGCACTAGCAGCTTTATTGGATAACCATATTCAGCAAGGAAATGAGCTAAAAATAGACCAGCGCCGAATTGTTTGGAAGCGTGCGCTAGATTTAAATGATCGTGCCTTAAGAAAAGTCATTATTGGGCTTGGTGGTCCTACACAGGGAGTACCTCGTGAAGATAGCTTTGATATAACCGTTGCATCAGAAATCATGGCCGTGCTATGTTTGGCGACTGATCTAAACGATTTAAAATTACGATTATCACGTATGGTCGTTGCCTATAATGATAAAAAGGAACCTGTAATCGTTGGTGACCTTCAAGTGGAGGGCGCACTAACTTTATTGTTAAAAGATGCAATTAAACCGAATCTTGTTCAAACCATTGAACATACCCCTGCGCTGGTCCATGGCGGACCGTTTGCAAATATTGCCCATGGCTGCAATAGTGTCATTGCCACAAATGCAGCAGCTAGGCTTGCAGATTATGTTATTACTGAGGCAGGATTTGGCGCTGATTTGGGGGCGGAAAAGTTTTTACATATTAAAGCAAAAAGTGCAGGCATTAAACCTGAAGCAGTTGTAATAGTTGCAACTATCCGTGCGTTAAAAATGCATGGCGGAGTGGGAAAAGCAGATTTGGCAAAGGAAAATATTCCATCGCTTACGCTCGGATTTGCTAACCTCAAAAAACATATTGAAACAATTAAAAGCTTCGGGCTGCCGGTTGTAGTAGCCGTAAATAAATTTATTACTGATACTGCTGACGAAGTAAAAACCTTGCTTGAATGGTGTCAGCGGGAAGATGTACCTGTTGCTTTAACCGAGGTTTGGGAAAAGGGAGGAGAAGGCGGAGTTAAGTTAGCTGAAACTCTTTTATCAGTAATTGAAAATGAGGAGAATAATTTCCAGCCACTGTACGACGCTTCAGATTCTCTTGAACAGAAAGTAAGGACGATTGTTCAAAAGGTTTATGGTGGAAAAGATGTAGAGTTATCTTCTAAAGCGAAAAAACAGCTCGATGATTTTGAAAAGTTTGGCTGGTCAAATCTTGCGATATGTATGGCAAAATCACAATATTCCTTGTCTGATGATCCAACTAAATTAGGTAGGCCTAATGATTTTACGGTAAAAGTCAGGGAGTTTAAACCATCTATTGGTGCCGGATTTATTGTCGCCTTAACAGGTGATGTTATGACAATGCCGGGTCTTCCAAAGAAACCGGCAGCATTAAAAATGGATGTCGACGAAAAAGGAAATGCCATTGGATTGTTCTAA
- a CDS encoding class I SAM-dependent methyltransferase: MTNINWVNEAERQWGERADTWHSSSKQMWEIGSRKDIIPFLIKHLSDTAAICDIGCGDGYASYKLATMDFQVTGVDLSEQMLEKARDRAKNTSGQFYKADISDLPLESSFFDAVMAINSLEWTEDPLKVIHEMKRIVKDDGLICIAILGPTAMPRTNSYRRLYGEKVICNTMMPWELEKLAEENGLQKVDEIGVYKRGVDKLPVESLSLDLRQSLSFMWVFLFKYNKPLTEVVSD; encoded by the coding sequence GTGACAAACATTAACTGGGTAAATGAAGCAGAAAGACAGTGGGGTGAGCGTGCAGACACCTGGCACTCGAGTAGCAAACAAATGTGGGAAATTGGCAGCAGAAAAGATATCATTCCTTTTCTAATAAAGCATCTGAGTGATACGGCTGCAATTTGTGATATAGGCTGTGGCGACGGCTATGCCTCATATAAATTAGCCACTATGGACTTTCAGGTTACAGGGGTGGATCTTTCTGAGCAAATGCTGGAAAAAGCTCGGGATAGGGCTAAAAATACCAGTGGACAATTTTACAAAGCTGATATTTCGGATTTGCCATTGGAGTCTAGTTTTTTCGATGCGGTTATGGCGATTAATTCACTAGAATGGACGGAAGATCCATTAAAGGTAATCCATGAAATGAAGCGGATTGTTAAAGATGACGGCTTAATTTGTATCGCTATATTGGGACCCACCGCAATGCCGCGGACAAACAGTTATCGCAGGCTCTATGGAGAAAAAGTTATTTGCAATACGATGATGCCTTGGGAACTGGAGAAGCTAGCTGAAGAGAATGGGTTGCAGAAAGTAGATGAGATCGGTGTTTATAAACGCGGAGTGGATAAACTTCCAGTAGAATCGCTTTCGTTAGACTTAAGGCAGTCTTTGTCTTTTATGTGGGTTTTTCTGTTCAAATATAATAAACCATTAACAGAGGTTGTTAGTGACTGA
- a CDS encoding TVP38/TMEM64 family protein has product MKTILRGLGSLISTMVLFLLIGLSLALLMIQSSWVNVRFDSEYIVTISILTGFWLFFLKTFMNAKKLAIWESVLSSSLAVIVSLGVIGFITISHGSLSILPAYVVRKAFFMEKVITLGGMNNLLMIILPIGFAVLVFTIVSRNNTNVEFNHGWNQISGFKRFGIMSFFGIIALFLLIYLGQGEIRNTINQAIMYLKDADVEGFKDYLLSFGPLAAVISGLMMVFQSIIAPLPAFAITFANGLLFGWGLGAILSWSSAMIGAILCFYLAKVLGRPVVEKIVTKKALTWWDQFFGRYGKHAIFIARLVPIVSFDLVSYAAGVTSISFWQFFWATGLGQLPATILYSYLGENATSTVQILFFLFTIVIALAVIGMILRPKLQGWNKAKQGEKVNGNKVG; this is encoded by the coding sequence ATGAAAACTATATTACGAGGACTTGGATCTTTAATCTCAACTATGGTGCTTTTTCTTCTAATTGGATTGTCACTAGCGTTATTAATGATTCAAAGTTCGTGGGTTAATGTGCGTTTTGACAGTGAATACATTGTAACAATTTCGATTCTAACAGGATTTTGGTTATTCTTTTTAAAGACGTTTATGAATGCAAAGAAACTTGCTATTTGGGAATCTGTCTTGTCATCCTCACTAGCAGTAATTGTGAGTTTAGGAGTAATTGGCTTTATTACAATTTCACATGGAAGTCTATCAATCCTTCCAGCTTATGTTGTTAGAAAAGCATTTTTTATGGAAAAAGTGATTACACTTGGGGGGATGAATAATTTATTAATGATTATTCTTCCTATAGGATTTGCTGTTCTAGTATTTACTATTGTGAGTAGAAATAATACAAATGTGGAATTTAATCATGGATGGAATCAGATCTCAGGCTTCAAAAGGTTTGGGATTATGTCTTTTTTTGGCATAATCGCCTTATTTCTATTGATTTATCTTGGACAAGGTGAAATTCGGAACACAATTAATCAAGCAATCATGTATTTAAAGGATGCAGATGTTGAAGGGTTCAAGGATTACCTCTTATCATTTGGCCCGCTTGCTGCTGTTATTTCTGGATTAATGATGGTTTTTCAATCCATCATTGCACCACTCCCTGCCTTCGCGATTACTTTTGCCAACGGTTTGTTATTTGGATGGGGGCTAGGGGCAATCCTTTCATGGAGTAGTGCCATGATTGGGGCAATCCTATGTTTCTATCTAGCAAAAGTTTTGGGCAGACCAGTTGTTGAGAAAATTGTTACGAAGAAAGCATTGACTTGGTGGGACCAATTTTTTGGTAGGTACGGAAAGCACGCGATATTTATCGCGAGACTTGTACCGATTGTTTCGTTTGATTTAGTCAGCTATGCTGCAGGGGTTACATCTATCTCTTTTTGGCAATTTTTCTGGGCAACGGGTCTTGGGCAATTACCTGCTACAATTCTATATTCCTACCTTGGTGAAAATGCAACGAGCACCGTTCAAATTTTGTTCTTCCTATTTACTATTGTTATCGCGCTAGCTGTGATTGGCATGATACTACGTCCTAAATTACAAGGATGGAATAAAGCGAAGCAAGGAGAAAAAGTTAATGGAAACAAGGTTGGATAA